Proteins encoded in a region of the Marinomonas maritima genome:
- a CDS encoding methyl-accepting chemotaxis protein: MLSNLKISHKIAMLTLTQIIVIASLGWMALSQMKNIGKEIDDIAEIDVPLTNMLTKITENQLQQVISFERGAFEASLVLVGKGKQESVLREIETSKALSAAIEKKLHEANGLVDDAIINAQTQFTSEKFSEFSNVLKTIEEHYVTLDHETVTIMNKIKNGELLENIDQIHLLEKHQTEFDHELLDALHQLQKFTANSAKHAEEYKLNAIYMITVGLFISILIAVLLGTLIGRTITKPIIELKNQLEAVSSGDGDLTVRLNKTGKDEIASVARSFDRFVEKLSVIMLQVGTSSTSLQELSKISVDLMNQNEKNIQEQGHETEMVTHAITEMSLATDEISQNTTKASSIAEKVKNSVEQGKNSAVTTQRIISEMAEEVSKTSNDLEVLAKETDNIGTVLEAIQGIAEQTNLLALNAAIEAARAGETGRGFAVVADEVRTLAQRSQEATVSIQTLIEKLQLGAKDAVASMLAGNQKTEECLKHSNETVTVFNEAFDAVNSISDLNIQIAAAVEEQSQVAKDIHASVGNIQEISVNTTKGTQKCSDTNNSMATSINELNQSINQFKI; this comes from the coding sequence ATGCTAAGTAATTTAAAAATATCACACAAAATAGCCATGTTGACATTGACTCAAATTATAGTGATTGCGTCTCTTGGTTGGATGGCTTTGTCACAAATGAAAAATATTGGTAAAGAGATTGATGATATTGCAGAGATCGATGTTCCCTTAACAAACATGCTTACCAAAATAACCGAGAACCAACTGCAGCAAGTCATTTCATTTGAGAGAGGCGCTTTTGAGGCCAGCTTAGTATTGGTTGGAAAAGGAAAGCAGGAAAGTGTTCTACGTGAGATTGAAACATCAAAAGCACTGTCTGCGGCTATTGAAAAAAAATTACATGAAGCAAATGGATTAGTTGACGACGCAATTATAAATGCACAAACCCAGTTTACTTCAGAGAAGTTCTCTGAATTTAGTAATGTATTGAAAACTATAGAAGAACATTATGTCACTTTAGATCATGAAACCGTGACGATAATGAATAAAATCAAAAATGGCGAATTACTAGAGAACATTGATCAGATTCATTTACTTGAAAAACATCAAACTGAATTTGATCACGAATTATTGGACGCGTTACATCAACTCCAAAAGTTCACTGCAAACTCGGCGAAGCACGCAGAAGAATATAAATTAAACGCTATTTATATGATTACGGTAGGATTGTTTATATCGATTTTGATCGCTGTGTTATTGGGTACTTTGATCGGACGGACAATTACTAAACCAATTATCGAATTGAAAAACCAGCTAGAAGCAGTATCGAGTGGAGATGGTGACCTTACAGTACGTCTTAATAAGACCGGTAAAGACGAAATCGCGTCTGTTGCTCGTTCATTTGATAGGTTTGTAGAAAAATTATCGGTAATAATGCTTCAGGTAGGGACGTCTAGCACCTCTTTACAAGAATTGTCTAAGATTTCTGTCGATCTGATGAATCAAAATGAGAAGAATATACAAGAGCAAGGCCATGAAACGGAAATGGTTACTCATGCCATTACAGAAATGAGCCTTGCAACAGATGAAATATCACAAAACACGACTAAAGCGTCAAGTATTGCTGAAAAAGTAAAAAATAGCGTTGAACAGGGTAAAAATAGCGCTGTGACAACACAAAGAATCATCAGTGAAATGGCTGAAGAAGTGTCTAAGACATCTAATGATTTAGAAGTTCTTGCAAAAGAAACAGACAACATAGGTACTGTTTTAGAAGCGATTCAAGGTATTGCTGAACAAACCAATTTATTGGCACTGAACGCAGCAATTGAAGCCGCTCGTGCAGGTGAAACAGGTAGAGGTTTTGCTGTTGTAGCGGATGAAGTTCGTACCTTAGCGCAGCGTTCTCAAGAGGCGACAGTGAGTATTCAGACTCTAATTGAAAAATTACAATTGGGTGCGAAAGACGCTGTTGCGAGTATGTTAGCTGGCAATCAGAAAACAGAAGAGTGTCTAAAACACAGTAATGAAACGGTTACCGTGTTTAATGAGGCATTTGATGCTGTGAATAGTATTTCTGACTTGAACATACAAATTGCCGCTGCGGTAGAAGAGCAATCTCAAGTGGCTAAAGATATTCATGCGAGTGTTGGTAATATTCAAGAGATCTCGGTAAATACGACAAAAGGCACACAAAAATGCTCTGATACGAATAACAGCATGGCGACCAGTATTAATGAACTGAATCAAAGTATAAATCAATTTAAAATATAG